The genomic interval CAGCTTAACAAAGGTATGTCACGTTACAGGAGATGTTTGCCATTAAGCACTTTCTAAAATTGTAAGAACGCCTCCTGGTGTGAATCACTTGCAGCTTAATCAGATAAAAACGAAAACGCTGCTCTCAGATTTACAGAGATACAGCCCCTGGAAAAAACAGCtgatctgataaaaaaaaaaaaaggccaagtGGAAAACTGAACATGACGTACATTTTGATCTATCTGCGTATCTGATAGCGGCCAAGAGCCCAAAACTTAATACTTTGGCACTGAGAGAGTCTTGCAccttttgaaaacaaataagATCCGCTTATAAGCAGATGTCATGCGAGTGCACGTTTGCCTGCTGTTTCAGAATGGTGTGTTAACTGTATTGACTTAGTCACTTAGAGGTGCAGACTTGTGCACTTCCTATTTTCACAGGTATAAAAATAGTGTCTGACGTTCAATAACACACTCATGCATCTTACTCGTTGGCAGCCAATGACAAATCTGCTCTGTTAACTAAAATAAACACAGAATCCATGAAATGCCCAGGGTTTATAACGCACTTTGAAAGTGCAGACACAATAATTAATGTTACAGAATCTTAAGGATTTaaggcagaaaaaaacatatgtGGAAGAACTATGCAGAATTTAAAATACTTCAAGTAGACATCCTGCATTcaaaacatttgaatgcaggatTACACttactgtaattaaaaaaatgggaCGTATAATCAGCAACATGTACTCATGTATTAATAGTACAAGTACACATTAAGCAGCTTTTAAATGGAGTGTTAAATAATTGGAATATTATAACGATAATGATTCATGAACACGTAAgcaacattttaatgttgtagttAGTCAAGGTGGGGCtccttttaacaacttttataTTGTTAGGTGCTTTAATCTAGAATAATGAGTCTGATTTTATGATCTGATTTTTCCACagataatctgaatctgcaaagtaaatgTAGCAGtagtcagataaatgtagtggaatgAAAAGCACAATTTCCTACTGTAGTTgagtagtttatttttaaagtaatatATTTAGTAAGTTTAAAGTAGCATTGCATATATTATGTGCAGTTGCTAAATATATTGAGAAAAAAGTACATAGCAGAACAAGACTAAGAGTCATGCTTGCAGCTCTTTGAGGCTGTACTTTGGCACAGTggggctttgagctaaatgctaactttAGCAGGCTAACACAGAAGTTttgcaggtataatgtttaccgcGTTCACTTCACGCATAGTTTAGTGTGTGTAAACTGTGGGTCTGATATGTGGCGGTTAATGAGAAGAAACAGTACGATGGAGATGAATAACTTTCTTAAGCAACTTCAGCGGATTTTAAATCATCTAATGATTGTTGAAACATTTCACCAAAATTTACAAATTTTGATCTCATGGTAGTGCTAGAGAGGGATCACTAAAGTCTGTAGGATTTATCCTCTGGGGATCCCAAATGTACAAAATGTTGTGCCATTCCATCTAGTAGACAAGATAATTCACGGGATAAGTGAAAACTttcaccatgaatgtctgttcaAAATTTCAAGGCAATCCATctaacagttgttgagataactCGTCTATTTAAGAAATTAACTGAAATGAcgatgctttggcaacattgttattgaAACTTATTAAAGCCTCTTTGAATTGAAATATTGTACACATTGTTCTATAATGCACAACAAAGTGCCTGAGAGAGTTCTTAAGGTATTGTGGGTGAAAGTGGTTAAGCTACTATAACTATACCCATAGCCATTATTCAATGTCTACTTAACttgttctctctttctctttctctctcacaaacacCATGTCATGGCTACATTATTCAATAAAAACCTTGGTCCCTAACCAAATATTAGTCATCAATCTGAAAATGACCGCCAGAGAGCAACGTTTATCCCCAGTAATGCCAGATCTCCACATGCTGAAGCTTTCCCCAATCTCATCCATTATTGCCCTCTTTATCCCTCCCatctgcagtgttttttttttaccgataCAAAGTATATATGAGTCATACGTGTCCTTAACATGAACATGATCTGAGATTGAAACACCCCCTGGCAGCTGTGTGCTCCAAATGTACATGCTTTAATGCATCACCTGCATATTTACAGATGTTAGCATCTGTTGCAAGTGCCCTGGTTTGAAGGTTTAATTTTAGAGGAGCAGCCAGATGGTGGACAAGAGGATTACTACACTAAGCCTTTGTCATCTGCTGCTACACACTGACTGTTTATAGGAAAATACAAGGTGGACCCCCGCCGGTCTCTTATAGTCTTGTCAGAGCTGCTATAAGTGTggatgtgtatgtatgtagtaGCAGAGCGGTGAAGGGTTGAGGACAAAACTGTACACTAACATTTGCTTGCAGATTTAATACACCGCTCATTCGAGTGACGGTGGTATTGCAAGTCGATATACTTATTTGTAATGTTATTGCAAGGTCTAGCCAATGCATTTCTTATAAAAGGCACCTAAAACATAACTGTTACCGTTAGAATCTTTTCAACAACTTGAGTGGATGATACTATTGTTGGAATAGTCCATTCTTTTCAACATGATCATACTACAAATGCCAGCATGCAAATAGATGTGTTCAACCAGGATCAAAGCACATTTATGAATATTTGGTAGTATTTAATTGGAAATGTTGATTATGTGGTTTTCCAAGAAAATAATTGACTATAAAAAGGAAGGGTTCAATAATTGATTTAGGAAGACATTTTAAGAACCAAAACTTCTCTGTAAAATAATTATAACTTATTAGACACAGGGTCATAATATAATTGATTAGGTATATGaattatattgttattatagAGCCCAAATATGCAAATAAcgtcatcctgtttaatgtcaagttgtcttaataaggacactccaaagaaatgtaatgtcaagttattcatgacaaatacatcttctggtaatgtctccctggttaatgtcaagttgttaTTACAAAGACATGCCAAACAAATGTAacgtcaacttgtcatgaccaagacaacttctggtaatgtcactttgattaatgtcaagttgtcataatcaagaaaACCCAAACAATGCCAACTTGTCacgacaaaaactgaatgacacttaacgactgaagtcataaacgtttatgacttgtttataaggtttaacagtgtcatgtcatagttatgacagtgtcatagCATGATTATGTCGATATCCTCAAGTGTTACCGAAAAATCATATAaaaaacttctttttttacattatatatttcAATGACAGATGTTCTTGGTGACTGGCCATAGTAGCAAAATAACAGGAGTTACTAGAAACATTAATAGTGGCTCTATTCAAGTGTACCAGCAAGTAGTAAGTGAGCCAGCTTACataataccaggaccctgaaaccaAAGCAGCTAAATAGAATTCAGCCAAAATTAATTTTAGTATTTAATAATAGGGTTTTTCCTACCGTGACATAACTACTGTgttctgtgaaaaaggcctataaCAGGAGTCATCTCAGCGCAACCTCTGCTGGATTTTATGATCACTTTTCAACATAGGTAATAAACCatctgacaaaaaaacatcactttTGACTTGTTTATTGAGTGATTCCATTGttgaaattactgtttattttctcAGAAATATAAGAACTAGTGCCAACCTATTTAACCCATCACATAAGTGCAATATCAGTGTATACTGTGGTCATTTATTGTACTGAGTCTGAGCCAGTCATTTCTTTTGCAAATACCAGATATTCTTGAACTTTCAtccttatagaaacagaaacacatcacCATCAAgttgaaataaatacaaaacatgAAGAATACAAACGACATCTGAGGCAGGCAAAACAATGCTAACAGACAGATTTAACTCATCTGTAACCCCCAGGGTTAACCAGATACTTCCACAACCAAGGTAAGAGCTCTCAGGGTGTTATCAATATACAACGATTGGTCTTCTTTACACTTTTGCAAAGCATTCATGTATATTTACCAGTTAATCACTAAGAGAACACCTGGCGTATGCTGCTagtaataaaatatgtttttgtttagCTCTGCGGAAGGTAAAACTGAAGCTCAAGTCAGGATGCTGCTGTTTACTTCCTTTTGCCGCCACCGCCGTTAGCCAGAATCATCACCAGTCTCATGAAGATGTTCAGTGTGTCCATATAAATCCCCATACACCTGTACGATAAAGAAGAATGAGATCGCTACCTTGGTGCAAGTACATTACTAGCATTCTGCTGAAAACAGCATTTAAAGTGTAATAGTGTGAGTGAATATTTTCTGATGTGACTTACGCATTAATGGGGTCATATTTCTGTACACCATAGAGTGGGTGTGTCTCTGCCCTCTTGATGACCTTCTGTGTGTCATAGAGGAGGAACATGCTGAACAGGACCAGGCCTCCGTAGATGGCCACAGAGTACAGGCCTGCTCCGAACGCTGAGGTGGGTGGCAGGAACATTGATCCTGAAAAAAACGAGAAGATTGGCCTTGAGACTGACAAGTACAGATTCAAAGTGATAGCACACAGACCTAAATAATTAatgataataattataataatatgtatgtatgtagcgGATAGATCAGCTACCTTCCAAAAGGGTTTATAAAAATGAATGAGATGTTAAGCTGCTTGGCAcagtttattaataaatatacaCGTATGTGACAAATTGTTCTATTTTATCTGACAGCATCATAATTGGTAGATATGTgtgctatttatttttttatagattaTGCAAATGAATTCCTACAGAACAAAGATACTTTTCTCTTGTGTGACATCAACCAAATTAATTTGCAAAATGGATTAGTTGTGTGAAAACTAACACTTTGTGTGTGAtttaattttgattttgattttttgTGTCAGTGAATTTTCTCATAAAAACATCTTATACCTGGCTATTgtctttaaaggggtgacagaagttgaataacgacagttcggggggtaaataggacatacatagaagctcaaaatcccattgactcccctttactatgaaaatctcatattttgaaactgccgctgaaaacgggcgaatctcaacaaagctggaagttgacgtcaacctcccaaaaaccggaacctttgtcagcccatgggtgtattaagagaacggtcacgccccaacatttacataggctacacaactgacctgagatcaggtagtcttctgaatctagctaggtcacgcagatctctgctattccattacaaaattcacttctgaaacttttttatgcgagaaatcaactatgtaaagctcaaatatgggccactttacgaaaatggatggctaattggaaattttgtccgactgtgtgtcggagttcagcgccggtgctgcctgtgttgctgcctcgccgcccggcctgctgtAAGGTGCTTGGAGctgcgtcacgactggcagcccacagcactccataccagcgcaaagtcaccgtctcttgggctaatgacaaccaaatgcccctgccctgacagagctccagggcctgcaagtctcctcttcctgctagctaaatgcccggtgtatgtgagtgagagcgcggtcagcgagcttgttacgccagcaatctcttaccacaggtttcagttaatcttttaatgtgtgtaattataatgtgttgagttatttaaacaaacgattggggaaataaacgccgcttgtccgcgagtcttattgatagagcctgctgctggatgtagctctatcaatgagagctagctagcctcctcttagaattgctctgaaattcacaaatattcattaacttgaaatcggacacagttgttagctttatgagatatttagctagattcgtatacgtggcgtgacgaaattcaaactgtaaatatactcgaattacgaccaaaaatgaagctaactatccgtgatttgtagccacacaggtagctaggattgaagggacagttgcagctaacggaagccctactcttcacaaatatgcattaatttaaaatcggacaccgttgttaactttataagacatagtTAGATGTtctatacgtggcgtgacgaaattcaaactgtaaatatacttggaatgacgccgaaaatgaagctaactatccgtgatttgcagctacaaatctacatccagcagcaggctctatcaatgggactcgcggacagcggcgtttatttccccaatcgtttgtttaaataactcaacacattataattacacacattaaaagattaactgaaacctgtggtaagagatttggcgtaacaagctcgatgaccgcgctctcactcacatacaccgggcatttagctagcaggaagaggggagttgcaagccctggagctctgtcagggcaggggcatttggttgtcattagcccaagagacggtgactttgtgcgggtatggagtgcagtgggctgccagctccaagtacctcatagcaggccggggtctgtgaaggagggcAGGCcgggcgaggcagcaacacaggcagcacgcgtgaactccgacacacagtcgaacaaaagttgcaattagccatccattttcgtaaagcggcccatatttgagctttacatagttgatttctcgcataaaaaagtttcagaagtgaattttgtaatggaatagcccgataaacaatgtataactttgcagtgtctgaaatatgagtctcccatgtgtttctatgtagtttgctcaaaccaatcagcacgtagctcattctgaatattaatgagcataccatatttggaagaaaagctcttgttccaaatagagccatattcacagggtagttaagggcctaataaaatagcattcgggcaattttcagcccaaccaatgttacataccctattaggagaccttaaggaacagtgtaaaatatcctatataatcattctatcacccctttaattaaGCATTAAATGGCATTACGTACACGTCATGTCATTTAACTTATTGACATTTCGCTAGGATGCTCACACTTCTGTActctaactttacttttaacgCAATGCCATTTTCAGTCTGAAAACCCTCAAACTTGCATTCAGTACTGCATGTAGTGCACCTGAGACCAAGTTTAAGAGGTGAAACTGCATTATACTAACCAATTGAGGAAGCGAAGACCACTCCAAAGCCAACAGCCAATGGCCCGCCCATATTGAGAAACTTCTCACTAGGGGCACACATTGCCACAGTGGACAGACCTCCCACAATTCCAGCGGTGTACCAGGCGGCCCTCATCACCAGAGGCCCTCCCAGGAGAGTAAGGGGAGCGATGACAGCCCCCATCACACCTAATCAGTAAATTAAGTAAAAAGACAACTGAATACCACATtcacaacaaacaacacagatCTGTGCCAAACGACTAGATGTTATTCTCTGCCTTTACATGACTGCCCTCTAGTGTCAAACTGAGGCACCTACATAACAGAAATAACGGCTGAGTGGGACAACATAACAGAATAATAATTTTCCACAAGACATTGTCTTACAAACCTGCATGGAACATCCAAGCCAGGTGTTTGGGCATTGGGCTCTGCTCGTATGAAATGGACCTGACCAGCATGCCGGCACCAATCATAGCCGCAAAAGTTGCTCCAATAGCCTGGGTTAGAATAAACATCAGGCATTCATATTAATAACCTGTAAATACACCTAAACATGTTCTCTGAGTCAGTTTTGAAAAGTACAGATATTACCAAACCAGCTCCATTGCGTATTAGCCTTCaatttaatttgaaaataaatgttgcAATGCAGTGAGGACCTATGTTGGGTCTACTTGAGTTATAAAGCTTACCAGCCAAGATCCTCTCATCATCAGACCCATAAGTGCCGGGGTCCTGCTCACTGCTACAGCTGACAAAGCCGTCAATCCAATACTGCCTGCAAAGTACATGTAGGTGGAGTGGATCCTGTCCTTCACATACTGAGGCCAGATCCTGCACAGAGAGGGAAGAGCGAGGTGAATATAGAGCTCTTAGAAGGAAGattttcattacattacatgtcatttagctgacgcttttatccaaagagacttacaattgctacatatgtcagaggccgcacgcctctggagcaactatgggttaagtgtcttgctcagggacacattggttgatgtatggcagggaattgaattgaacccagatctcccacaccaaaggcatgtgtcatatccactgcaccatcactaCTGGCCTATGcttcaaaacaaaattaaagagCTGCTTGTACACAAAGCTGCTACTCACACTGCTTTCTCAATGGCACCGATTTCATTGGACATGCCGAGTCCATAGTAGCACAAAGCTCCAAGGCCAACTGCTGCACCTCCAGCCAGAACCATTCTTCCCATGCTGTCAACTGTGgacacaacaattaatattttacatattttagaTTGCATGCATTAACAATTACAGATAAACACAGTGGCTGTCACATATAAAGGATTTGTGATTCAATAGGAGATTTTGGCATTATGGCAATTTAGATAGCCATCAAAGAAGGATCTAAACTATGCAAACTCATTATGAGTTGGCTTGTTCAAGAGAGTGGATAGCATAACATAGTTCAGTTCAGTTATGTAACAGCGCACTCTACGTAACAGCATGTCAAATAGTATATTTAACTAGTATATGTAATAGTGATTACTTCTAATGGCGGTATCTGTTGCTGGTTCAAAAGCTGCTTCTTTGAGCTGGTCTTTGGTTGTCTTCCCACGGCGGAAACCAAATCTGGCCTTGGAGGAATAACCCTGGTGAAAGAAAAATTAAATTTTACACAAAACTgcaattgttgattttgtggcTGGGATTTCACACCCACCCTTGTTAATAAAAACTGACAATGATCATATTGTGGTGTGGATACACCATTTCAGTGAACTTCATTTCAATTATCATTTCACAGTGTAGGTGTTTTGCTTGCAGTTGTGATGACAGAAACTACAGAGAAAGATGTTTAAATTCAATTAATAGGGGCACTGATGGTACAAGACAGCTGCTGCACGGTTCAAATTTGTGACCCATCTATTACAGGACTGTTTTTTAAGCCTTGTGTCAGACCTCTGAATTGTTGCAAACATCTCGAATTTTGTAAGGACACCGTCATACATTCTGAATATTAGACTGCAGCTTCCTACCCTGCAGGCCAATCACTTTGCTCCATCCATGGCCCTGGTAGAGACAATTGGTAAAATCTGAGACATTGTTTGCTATCTTTATCCATCCTTCGTCAACAAAAAGGTACATATACTGAAAATGTGCATGACAATTGAAAAACATTCTAGTGATTTGAGGCGTGACATATCATATGCAATTTCCTTTGCATTCAGGGCCCACTACCTCATTTTATttgaccgtgtgtgtgtatttcaataTCTGTTGTGACTCAAGACAAGGGTCTAATCTTAGTAAGAGTGGTACAAAGTAATAGTAACGTTAGTTGTGGTACTGGTGCGGTCATAATGGAAAGTAGCAATCAGAAAGCTTAGAGAAGTGTAGAGAGCCATGAATAGTAGCCTGTTGGGGTTGACAGTACCTGCTGGGGCCTGAG from Perca fluviatilis chromosome 21, GENO_Pfluv_1.0, whole genome shotgun sequence carries:
- the ghitm gene encoding growth hormone-inducible transmembrane protein is translated as MLVARLTCLRSLPLAGLRPVLSQGSPALRAPTLKACPPLLRPQQGYSSKARFGFRRGKTTKDQLKEAAFEPATDTAIRIDSMGRMVLAGGAAVGLGALCYYGLGMSNEIGAIEKAVIWPQYVKDRIHSTYMYFAGSIGLTALSAVAVSRTPALMGLMMRGSWLAIGATFAAMIGAGMLVRSISYEQSPMPKHLAWMFHAGVMGAVIAPLTLLGGPLVMRAAWYTAGIVGGLSTVAMCAPSEKFLNMGGPLAVGFGVVFASSIGSMFLPPTSAFGAGLYSVAIYGGLVLFSMFLLYDTQKVIKRAETHPLYGVQKYDPINACMGIYMDTLNIFMRLVMILANGGGGKRK